The region AAGACATTACCTATGACAACACCATCATGTCTAACAAGGTGGCAAATGCGCGAATTCAATATGCCGGTACTGGCACCTTTGCCGATGTTCAAGAGCAAGGCTGGATCACACGCTTTTTCAACAGCTCTTGGTGGCCATTATAAACTCGCTTTTCCTTGTGTGAGTTTGGAGACGTTAATATGAATAAATTCATCAAAATTTGCAGTGTCGTATTAGCAAGCGTATCGCTTCTGTTACCTTCATTTAGTGCACACAGCCAACGCATTAAAGACTTGGCTGATATTCAAGGTGTGCGCTCAAATCAATTAGTGGGCTATGGCTTAGTGGTTGGCTTACCCGGTACGGGTGAACAAACACCATTTACCGAGCAAAGCTTTAAAACCATGTTGAGCAATTTCGGTATTTCAATGCCTGCCAACTTAAAACCTCAGATAAAAAACGTGGCGGCGGTTGCCGTTCACGCTGAATTACCAGCTTTTGCCAAACCGGGTCAGAAAGTTGACATCACCGTCTCGTCGATTGGCAGTTCGTCAAGTTTACGCGGCGGCACTTTATTGCAAACCATCTTAGTGGGTATTGATGGCAATGCGTATGCGGTTGCCCAAGGCAGCCTAGTGGTTAGTGGCCTTGGTGCAGAAGGCCTTGATGGCTCAAGTATTGTTATTAATACGCCGACGGTTGGCCGTATTGCCAATGGTGCAACGGTTGAGCGTGAAGTTAAGTCGGCATTTATGTCGGGCGATCACATTACCTTGAATTTGCGCAGCTCAGACTTTACGACGGCAAAACGCATGGCAGATACCATCAATGACTTTATTGCTGGCACGGCTCGTGCAGTAGATGCCACATCTGTCAAAGTTACAGCGCCGCGTGATGCCTCAGATCGTGTTGGTTTTTTGTCGGTTATCGAAAACCTTGAGTTTGAACCTGACTCGCCAGCAGCCAAGATCATCGTTAATTCACGCACTGGTACTATTGTGATTGGCTCTGAAGTTAAGTTGTTAGCCGCAGCGATCACCCACGGCGGTATTACGGTAACGATTAATGAGCAGCAAGAGGTGACTCAGCCTGATGCTTTTGCTGATGGGGACACGGCAATTACTGAAAATAGTATTATTGACGTTAACCAAGACGATTCGAGAATGTTCGTTTTTAACCCCGGCGTTACATTGGACACCTTAGTTAGAGCGATCAATGAAATTGGTGCTGGTCCTGGCGATGTGATGGCAATTTTAGAGGCACTAGATCAAGCCGGTGCGCTGCGTGGCGAGCTGATCATTATCTAGTGTTGAACTGATAATAATCAGCCTAAGGCCACGCAAAACCAAGTTAAGATTAGGTTGAGCTTTGGTTAAGGCTTGGTTAGCGCCAAATTGAAGTAAGGACTGTTGTGGACAACAAACTCGCACAAGCAAGAAATTTTTTCGACCTTAACGGCTTGAACAATATTCGTCAGCAGTCGAATCAAGCGGATCAAGCATCGAAAAAAGCAGCGCTAAAAGAAGCGGCTCAGCAGTTCGAATCTATCTTTATGCAAATGCTGCTAAAAAGCATGCGCAGTGCGCAAGAGGTGCTTGAGTCAGACAGCCCGTTTAACTCGCAATCGACCAAGTTTTATCGCGATATGCAAGACCAACAGATGGCCTTGGATATGGCAAATAAGGGAACTTTGGGCTTAGCTGAGCTTATTGAGCGTCAATTAGGCGGCGGCGATGGCACCTTCACTCCACGCTCGGTAATTCGCACCGACAACCAAGTGCCACAAGCTCAAAAAGTGACACCTAATGTTACGCAATTAGCGGAAAATTTCTTATCAAGTGAAGCGCAAAGCACCGATAAGGTGTCAAATAATCGTCAAACCAACACTGACATCCCGTTAGCTAAAGCGAATGCTACTGAAAAAACATCATCAGCGCCCGCGCCACAATTTAACCAACCCAAAGACTTTGTTACGGCACTAACGGAACCGGCCAAACAGGTTGAGCGTCAACTCGGTGTACCGTTTCAGGTGGTGATTGCCCAAGCCGCTTTGGAAACTGGCTGGGGTCAAAAAATCATTAAAAATAGTGACGGCACAAGCTCTAATAACCTCTTTAACATCAAGGCGGATAGCCGATGGACAGGAGCCAAGGCGCAGAAAGATACGCTAGAGTTTGAACAGGGCAGCCTAGTCAAGAAAAACGAGCCTTTCCGCGTGTATAACACTATCAGTGACAGTGTTGGTGACTATATCAATTTCCTTTCTTCGGGCACGCGTTATCAAGACGCATTGTCAAAACCTGACAATGTGGAACACTTCCTGCAAGGTCTACAAAAAGCCGGTTATGCGACGGATCCTAATTACGCAGACAAAATTTTAGGAACGTTAAAGTCGGTTACCAACTTTTTGAACCAATAGGCTGTTATCGAGTGCTTTACCCTCGGTAACCGAGGAGTGTAGAGCATGTCTGTCAACTTGTACCAAACTGGCGTGAGCGGCTTACTATCAGCCCAGCAACAGTTAGCTACAACCGGTCATAACATCGCTAATGTTAATACTGAAGGCTATAGTCGTCAGCGTGCAGAACAATCGCCAACGCTTGCGATTCAAAATGGTGGTAACTATATTGGCACAGGCACTTATGTCTCTGACATTGCGCGTCTGTACGACCAATTCGCTTACCGTGAACAAGTCGTCAACCAATCCAGTCTGGGTGCTGCGAACGCTAGTAATGCCAGCTTAACTCAGTTAAACGGCCTTTTAGGCTCAGCTGGCGGTGCAATTACCACATCAATTCAGCAGTTTTATCAAGCGATGAATTCGATTGCTGATAATCCTTCAGATCCGGCACTGCGCAGTATCGCACTTAATCAAGCGAAAACACTGACGACTAATTTTAATAATTTAAACGACAGTTTTGATCGCATCGAAAGTGCGACCAATGGCGAGATTTCAGAAATCGCCAAGCAAATCTCAGAAATATCAACTGAGATTGCCAATATTAACGAACGAGTGCTGCACTCAAATTCACCGGGTCAACCCGGTCAACCTAATGATCTATTGGATGAACGTGATCGGCTGATTAATAAGTTAGCAGAGTTTACCAGTGTCAATACGGTGACAGATGCGAACGGTGTGATGACCGTGATGATAGGCAGTGGTAATACGCTTGTCGCAGGTACTACCCCGTTGAGCTTACAAGTGATACCAGGAGACCCTGACCCGCTGCAAACGCAAGTGGCGATTGCCAGTGCAAACACCACTATTCCACTAAAAGAAGACACACTGGGCGGCGCCTTGGCCGCAAAGATCAAATTTAGAGATGAAGACTTAGCGAAAGCGCGTAGTGAGATTAACCGCGTTGCCTTGGTACTTTCAGAAACGCTAAACGGCGCTCAGCGACAAGGGTTAGATTTAAACCAAGGGCAAGGCGCGAACTTTTTCCGCGATGTTAATGACGCCACTAATCAAACCAGCCGTATTTTACCTTATGCTGGTAATTCAAGTGCGCCTGGGCTGCAATCAGGTATTGAAATTACCGACGTGACTCAATTACCTGCAAACGACTTTGATTTAGTTTTTGACGGTACTAACTATCAGTTAACGAATCTTGCCGATGGCACAACGACCAACTTAGGCGCGCCGGGATCGGGTACTTACACTACTGCTTTTGGCTTTAACTTTGTTGAAAATTCAGGTGCACCGGCAGCTGGCGATCGGTTCACGATTCGCCCGACTGAAAATAGCGCTGCACTAATGCAAGTGGCGCTGACCGACGGCAAAGGCATTGCCGCCAGTAGCGCGGTAAGTATCAAAGCATCTGACAACAATGTTAGTGCTGGCGCGGTTAATATTGTTGAAGTGTCAGATCCTGTGGCGGCTCGCGCTGCTGCACCAATGCGAATTGATGTACTAGAGAATCCGCCAGGCTCAGGCACCTTTAATTACACCATTACTGATAATACCAACACAACGTCGGCACCAATCGCTTACACGCCACCATCACAACAGGTGCAATTACCTCCTCCACCAGCGACCGCTGCGTTTACGATTGAAATAACAGGCACGCCATCAGGCCAGGCACCTAATGGGCCTGAGCAATTTACGATTTCAGATGCCTTTGGTGTCGGTAACGGTGAAAACGCTAAGTTTGTCGCTGATTCAAGAGATAAAGGCATTATTAACGGTGGGCGTGAAAGCTTCACCCAGAGCATTGGTATCACAACAGCGCAAGTGGGTAGCCAAACTAAAGCGGCTGAATTGAGTGTAGAAACCTCACAAGCCCTGTTTACCCAAGCGTTTAATCGCAACCAAGAAACATCAGGCGTTAACTTAGATGAAGAAGCTGCGAACCTGTTGCGCTTTCAACAAGCCTATCAGGCATCTTCACGTGTTGTTTCTGTGGCGAATACCATTTTTGACACCTTGCTATCGGCAGTCGGTTAAAGGCTAAGGAATAAATAATGAGAGTTTCAACAGCACAGTTTTATTTTCAAAACAGTCAACAGATCAGCCAGCAGCAGTCAAAGGTCAATGAACAAACACAATACTTATCAAGTGGTAAGCGGGTTTTATCGGCAAAAGATGACGCGGTAAATTTTGGCACCTTGACTGGTTTAAAAGAAGAGCTGGCAAGTATTGAGCAGTACGAGCGAAATATTACGATTGCCGAAAATAGAAATAGCCTACAAGAAACGTCTTTCAAATCCGCGATCAGTGTGCTTGAAACACTGAAACAACGATTTATTCAGGCGAATAATGGTGTGCTAAGTGATGACGACTTAGCTTCAATCGCTCAAGTTGCCGACAACTCTTTCGAGCAGCTGTTAGATATTGCCAACAATAAAGATGATACTGGCGGCTTTATTTTTGCCGGATTTCAAACCAATCAACAACCTTTTGTTCGTCAACCAGGTAACACAGTTGTGTACAACGGTGATAGTGGTACTCGTGATTTATCGATCGGTAGTAATGTTGATGTGACGCTGAACCAACCCGGTGACAAGGCATTTTTAGATGTCGAAAACCCGCAAGGT is a window of Thalassotalea euphylliae DNA encoding:
- a CDS encoding flagellar basal body P-ring protein FlgI, whose amino-acid sequence is MNKFIKICSVVLASVSLLLPSFSAHSQRIKDLADIQGVRSNQLVGYGLVVGLPGTGEQTPFTEQSFKTMLSNFGISMPANLKPQIKNVAAVAVHAELPAFAKPGQKVDITVSSIGSSSSLRGGTLLQTILVGIDGNAYAVAQGSLVVSGLGAEGLDGSSIVINTPTVGRIANGATVEREVKSAFMSGDHITLNLRSSDFTTAKRMADTINDFIAGTARAVDATSVKVTAPRDASDRVGFLSVIENLEFEPDSPAAKIIVNSRTGTIVIGSEVKLLAAAITHGGITVTINEQQEVTQPDAFADGDTAITENSIIDVNQDDSRMFVFNPGVTLDTLVRAINEIGAGPGDVMAILEALDQAGALRGELIII
- the flgJ gene encoding flagellar assembly peptidoglycan hydrolase FlgJ; this translates as MDNKLAQARNFFDLNGLNNIRQQSNQADQASKKAALKEAAQQFESIFMQMLLKSMRSAQEVLESDSPFNSQSTKFYRDMQDQQMALDMANKGTLGLAELIERQLGGGDGTFTPRSVIRTDNQVPQAQKVTPNVTQLAENFLSSEAQSTDKVSNNRQTNTDIPLAKANATEKTSSAPAPQFNQPKDFVTALTEPAKQVERQLGVPFQVVIAQAALETGWGQKIIKNSDGTSSNNLFNIKADSRWTGAKAQKDTLEFEQGSLVKKNEPFRVYNTISDSVGDYINFLSSGTRYQDALSKPDNVEHFLQGLQKAGYATDPNYADKILGTLKSVTNFLNQ
- the flgK gene encoding flagellar hook-associated protein FlgK, which encodes MSVNLYQTGVSGLLSAQQQLATTGHNIANVNTEGYSRQRAEQSPTLAIQNGGNYIGTGTYVSDIARLYDQFAYREQVVNQSSLGAANASNASLTQLNGLLGSAGGAITTSIQQFYQAMNSIADNPSDPALRSIALNQAKTLTTNFNNLNDSFDRIESATNGEISEIAKQISEISTEIANINERVLHSNSPGQPGQPNDLLDERDRLINKLAEFTSVNTVTDANGVMTVMIGSGNTLVAGTTPLSLQVIPGDPDPLQTQVAIASANTTIPLKEDTLGGALAAKIKFRDEDLAKARSEINRVALVLSETLNGAQRQGLDLNQGQGANFFRDVNDATNQTSRILPYAGNSSAPGLQSGIEITDVTQLPANDFDLVFDGTNYQLTNLADGTTTNLGAPGSGTYTTAFGFNFVENSGAPAAGDRFTIRPTENSAALMQVALTDGKGIAASSAVSIKASDNNVSAGAVNIVEVSDPVAARAAAPMRIDVLENPPGSGTFNYTITDNTNTTSAPIAYTPPSQQVQLPPPPATAAFTIEITGTPSGQAPNGPEQFTISDAFGVGNGENAKFVADSRDKGIINGGRESFTQSIGITTAQVGSQTKAAELSVETSQALFTQAFNRNQETSGVNLDEEAANLLRFQQAYQASSRVVSVANTIFDTLLSAVG